The nucleotide window GACCGAACAGGGCCCCCAACACCAGAGGGCCCCCCCTTTTTTTGTTAATCAAGGTGTTAATTGAAGCATTAGGTACTTACTAGAGTAAAgaatcacacacacacacaaaaaaaaagGTACTAGAGTAAAGAACGGTTAGAAATATTTAACACCAAGCCACCCTATGCATTTCTCTCTAATCATGATCCATCAGTTCCTCTCAGCTCTCTCTCAATCTTACAGCTCTTCCAACATAGCATAGTACAGCTAAAAAAAAGCAAATCAGGTACGTGCTATCTACAAGTCTTCTAAACTTCTGCTTTCAACTGGTGTATTTTTTTATGGAAAACTACACTGGCTGACAAAAAATATTATTGTTTCTTTAGTACTTAGGGCCTAATTTTGATTTGCACGGGGCCTCCGATTTCCCCGGTACGGCCCTGTCCACATGCAAGCAACCCTTTGTTGGGGGACGTATTCAGTGCATTAAGGATCATGGGTACAGTACTCGTTTAATTCACATCAATAGTCACGATTTTCTTTTTGGTAGAAATCATACACATACTTCTAAAAGTACTCTGCCTATCAACTTCGAGTATGACATATGTTAGGATTAAGAATAAATTCTTTTGAAAGTTCTGAAAAAATTCCGTCATATCCCCTTTTTGCCTGTAGGCTTTTTGCTAATGTTATCACGGGGCTCCTTTTGGAGCTCTAGTTAGTGTACTTGCATCCATGGGAATAGCATAGAATCTTCAATGAGCAGTTGCTGCTGCCTCACTATTCTCCAGTGGATCCAGACAAAACGAATGGTGTCATTGCATATGTAATGTTTTGACCATGTGGGATAGGGTGGTTAGCAATCTCAATTTATCAAAAAGAGTAAAAAACTGTTCGCAAACAGAAGATTCACAACAGCTCCCGGACACTGAGCCAGCTATATGCTGGAACGCCAAGAGAGGAGTGAAGAATCCATGAACTCAAACTGTCAATTCTGTGCTCAAAACAAAAGTAGACGTGGTGTCGATCATGTCACACAATTCGGTGGCACTGGCAGCTACTTGCAAGCTACCAGCGCTTTTAGAAGAAAACCGAGGGAGAAAATGTTCAAAGGGGAAACACATCAGAGTGAGTAGAGGCAAGATGCCAAGATGTGGCCACTGCACCAGCAGGATATATATCATCACCGCATTATTAGGATATTTGAAACACACAACATGTTGTGACCATAACTAGATGTCTAGAAAATCTTGTTCGCAGAATGTAGTCTTTTCGGTCCACGTCAGTCATGTCGTGGCACTCTTTCTGAGAACCAGAGAGGATCTGGTCGTTTATCAGCTTATAATAGTGTGTTGGGCATCGTGCTGCCCATGTGGGGACAAGTGTCCCTCCATTGGTCACCCTGCAATTATGGCAAATTCCAGCAGAAAGCCATTTTCCCTGCCTGCCTGAAAATGTATAACAGATGATTGGAGTCACTGGATGGGAGTGGGACATACTTCTTCAGCTGCCACGAGGCACCATGTTCCTCTGAGAAAAACAGGGTGGATCTGTTTGCAGCTCTTGTTAACACCATTTCTCTTCAACAGAAATCCCTGAAGCATCGTTAGGGCCCGGCAAGTAACTTTATTGCAGCTCTTGTTCACATCCACTGTGGTAAATTTCTATGCAACTTTGCCCAGTGTCCACCCTTAAACATCTGTAATGCAATTTTTAGATTCATTCTGTTCCATCCATCTgtaatgcaattttgacatcgtGGATGGTATCTAGCAATGTAACCCCATTCCATGTGGCCTCCACATCATCTAGTTAGTGAGACAAGAGGTGCAGAAGCATAACAATAGAAAAGCCCAGCCAATCTCCTACACTGCACTACTCTACAGCATGTCATGTCAGTATACAACCCCAACATGCAACATGCAGTAGCCCAGGGGGGCTGTCTGTCACATGGCCACCCTAAGCAAATGTGTGCAGAGAACACACTTCCAGGCTAATCAATCATGCATGCCCATATCATTTGCTTTGCTTAATCTTTCTCATTTTAGCCTACTAATCAATACCGCTTCTCGTGTGATGACACAGCTAAGATCTAATCCTCACGCTtaaacaatcaatcaatcaagcaagttGGGCTGAAGAGATCTAAACTACTGGCCTGGTACTTGTAGCAGTGTTCAACTTTTTCGCTTTGACCCCAACCGCACGCACCTAATCAAGATTCTTGCACTTGGTTATAGCCACTAACCAGAACATGCACTGTGATGTTATTCTATCTCCCACATGTGGTGTTAACTAGTAACTAGTGCTGATGCCAGCTTGGCAGACACTTCCCATTGGCCCTGGGCATCATGTTGCCACAATTATATGCTCATGTTACTAGTTAATCTCTTGTCTGTGTATTTTTTGCTGTCAGAAGGGATCTCGATAGGTTGCAACTGGGAGTACAATATGCGCCCGAACTGATCGTCTGGTGCGAAAATCGACGACCAAGATCCACTTCAGCTTGGTACTGACCTGTGGGAGATCTGTGGTGGGAAGCGGCACGTGTCTGTTCCCTGAGCATCGGTTCATTTATGATGTTCGATCCTGGCCGTCGGTTGCCTGCCGGGACGGCCGATTCTTTTCGCTTGGCTTGGTAGGGAACCCCTTGGTCCCTATCTATAAAGGCCATACATACAGATACAGGGGAGTAAGCTATTTGGAGCTGTACTTGCTAGCTAATTAGCTTCAGACATCTCATCAGCTGATATATATCATCTGTCTTTCTGAGGAGGAAGGAGAAATGGGGCACATTGCTGATCCTGCGGGCGCCGTAGTCGTGGGCTGCAAAGTGCTGCCCATCTTCAACGAGAATGGCATTGTGGATGGCGCGGTGAAGAAGATCGTGCACAGGATCGACGGGAAGAAGGCGGTCGCCCGGGTGAAGGAGCTCCTCAAGTGGGCTGCGCATGCCAGGCCGTACGGCAGCAGTAACGGCGTCAGCGGGAAGAAATGGAAGGTATTAATCACTAGTACTTGGTTTCTTTAGCTAGTGATGATGGTCGCAAGAGGACATCTTGTTTTGAACTTGTGTCGATCCAGATGGGAAATTTCTTATAATAATCTGATCGATCTTCTTTGTGCGAGCAGCAGTTTCTGAGCTTCCAGGGAAGGGATGGTGGTGGTGCTGCAGCGCCGGTATCAAAGTGCGACGACGACGCGAGCTCCGGGTCCGGGTCCGGTGGCAAGCTGAGCTTCAAGTGGGAGGCGGGCAGCTGCTCGTCGGCGTCGTCGGTGCTGTACTCGCCGCTGTCGTTCGCGTCGGCGCCGGCCGGGAGGACGGAGCAGCAGACGCCGTCCCGGGGGAACGGGAACTACAACTACAGCTACAACGGGTATGCGTCCCGGCTGTCGTCGGTGAGCCAGAAGAGCACGTCGTCAGAGGCGTGCCGGATGGCGCAGTGGATCACCACCGACTCAGACTGTGAGTAGCCACAACCTCTGTGTATGATATGTTAACAGGATGCTTGATTAGAGACATCATGAATCCGTGCATCAGCGTGGTTATTATTGACGCGTGTTTGGTTGGTTAATTTTGTTGCAGTTGTGGTGCTGGAGCTGTAAGTGAAAAATAATACGCATTGCTGAAGATGGTAAGAGCAGCACCAGGAGGATGACTCAGCCTCAGCCTCATCAAGCTAGCTAGTATTGTTAATTAGCTAGTGTTGTTAATTACTCTAGTTAGTTAGGGAGGGAGCTTAAGCTAGCAGATGCATGTGCTATCTAGACTGATGAGGAGCCTGACAGACAGAGAAGAGAAGCAATTAATCACAGCTGAGCTGATGGAGCAGCAAACGAAAGCAAAGCAAGCATTTTTTTGATTGCGTGTATATACATTAGCAGCTATCAGCTCAGCATGATGGAGTTACGTGTATATGTGCGTGTCTTTTTTTGATTGATAAATAATAAGTCCACACGTacatttttgttgttgttgaagGGAATGCCATCTGGCTGATTTTATTGAGATAAAGAGATGTTACATCGTTTATTTATTACAGTATATGTTTTGTTATTAACAGCGGTCAGAGTTGATTTTTGAACTAGTAACATAACTATGCATCTTAATTAATGGATCAGTTAGTACTACTCCATGTGGCAGGTGCACCATCAGATTAGCAATGCTATCAAGCAGCTCTCCAACAAACTAAGGCCCTGTTGTGTTGAGTTTGGGCTTCTACTTCTGCATTTGCAGCTTTTTCACTTTTGCCAAAAAGTCAAAAAAAAAGCTTCTAAATAGACCAAATCAGCCTTTTGCTTCGGCTTTTGACATATACCATCATATAACAATATTGATTCATAAGCCAAAAGTCAAATAAAAAAACCCCTATTTAAGAGTTTTTGTGTGTTATTTGCCAAATTGAAAAAGCTGCAAAACCAGAAGCAAATGTCTAAACAAACATGGCCTAAGAGATGAGGGAGCAACGTGGCAGCCATGTGGGTGGCCACGTGTGTCTCTCGCTCTCTCCTGACACCACATTGCCAACTGCAACACCGATCATCAAAACAGACCAAATATCTGTAGACACTTCCGAACATGTTTGCGGACAAACAGGTGTGGACGTTATCCAACCATAAACCCCCAAATCTCTGTTTTCAGTTTTTTCTCCGATGCCCGTACTACTCAAAACTGTCAAAGATAAACAAACACAAATCTTAAGCAACAATAATTCAAATATAAATATAGCAATCCAAATATAATATTTTGAAATAAAATAGTTCAAGTTTGAATTCATCTGAGTCAGACACATGTTCTAGTTCTCCATGTGGAACACCCAAAGATGCTCAACCAGATCATTCTGTAGCTACTCATGAGTTTCTTTATGTCAAATTTGATGATGCATTTGGATAAAATCCTCAAATGTTGCCAGATAGCCCATGTTTTGAAAATCTAGACCAGGGCGAACTCCATCAACCCCATACTTCACAatcatattgtgcatgatcacacaagctgGCATCACCTCCCACAAGCCGGTCGGGAGGATGGAGCAACAGACGTCGTCTTGGGGGAACGGGAACTACAATTACAACTACAAGGGGTACGCGTCGCGGCTGTCGTCGGTGAGCAAGAAGAGCTCGTCGTTGGAGGCGTGCCGGATGGCGTAGTGGAACACCACCGATTCAGACTGTGAGTAGCTACAACCTCTGTGTATGATATGTATAAACAGGATGCGTGATTAGAGACATCATCAATCCGTGCATTAGCAGTTGTGGTTAATGACGCGTGTTTGGTTGGTTGATTTTGTTGCAGTTGTGGTGCTGGAGCTGTAAGTGAAGAATAATACgtacgtactccctccgttcagaATTACTTGTCGcgaaaatggatgtatctagaattaaaatatgtctagatacattcatttctgcGACAAATAATTCCAAACGGAGTGAGTACTGTTTTGCTGAAGAGGCcggcagcaggaggaggaggactcaGCATTTGAGAAACTGGTGATGATTCAGCAGCCTCATCAAGCTAGCTAATTAATTAGCTAGTGTTGTTAAGTAGTTAGTTAGGGTGGGAGCTTAATTAAGCTAGTCCGATCTAGACTGATGAGCCTGACAGAGAAACAATTAATCACAAGGAAGGAGTTACAGCTGATGCTGATGCATGATGGAGCAGCAAAGCAAAGCAAGCAATGGAGTTATCAAATTAAGTCAAAAGTGTATATACATTAGCTAGTGTATATGCGTGTCTTTTTTGATTGATAAATAAGGTGTACACGCTTTACGCGATTTTTTTCTTTTGAGATATAAAGGGATGGTTACTTGGTTTATTGCAACAGGCATAGTGACCGGTAACAACGGTCTAGCACTTTTTTTACGGCCCTATTGCACCGGTTTTCATCCGGTTTTCTTCTACTAGCAAaaaggcccgtgcgttgcaaGGGGAGAAAATTATATCATAATCTCCGATGTCTATGACCACATTTTGCTGCATCACCGAGATATATTATCAAAATAAATTCGTGAAatcatgaacaattttttaaacTCGTGCACATATTTGAAATGGTGAACAATTTTCTAAAATCAAGAACATTTTTTTATTCataaacattttatagatttgcaaaaaagtatcaacattttTGGAATAAGCAAACATTTCTTTTACAAAACTGCAAATATTTTTTGAATCCACAAAAATTTTAATTTAAaattcattttattttattttttgaaaaaaaattatgtcTCAAATTATTTGAAGGAAAAATAGAAAACGAAATTTTAAAAAACAGGCCGCCCGTACATGGGCCGACCCAAAAGGCCGTGCTGCGTCTTCTTCCAACACGCAGAGCGCAGTATAGGAGGTCCCTACTGCATGGGCCGGCCCAGGCAAAAGATTTCCCCGTGTAAAACGTTTTTTTATCACTTATCGGTGGCATTGGTGGGTATTATTTTGTAATTTCGGGGACAATTTTCGTGACGTACCGCCAGAAGCAATAACCCATTTATTattaggtatagatatagattaaTTAATGTAACAATTCTTCTTAATTAATAGATGAGCTAGTATTTCTCCAATGAGTAAATGGAGGCAACATGTTGCAGGTGCATCATCAGATTAGCAATGTTATCAAAGCTGCTCTCCAACAAACTAAGAGAGGGACGGAGCTACTCCAATGTGGCCACCAGTGTCTCTCGTTCTCTTGCTAGTAACTCCAATGCGGATCATCGAATGGACATCACCAAATATTCACGGACGTGTCTCCGGAGAGGGACAAGGATGGGCGTCATCCAACCGCAGACACCAAATGTTTACTTTCGTTTTTTTACCTGGATTACTCAAATTAACTAGCACAATTCTTAAGCAATGAAAAGGCAATTATTTCAATGCAACAataattcaaataaaaatattgCAATCCAAACATAAAGTTTTGAAATAAAATTGTTCGAAAGTTCAATTGTGAATTCATCTTAGCGGGCACATGTCCTAGTTCTCAATTTGAAACGCCCAAAGAAGCTCAACCAGATCATTCTGAAGTTTCTCGTGAGTTCCTCGATGTCAAATTTGATGATGCATTTGGATAAAATCCTCAAATGCCGCTAGATTCTGCCATGAAAGCTTGATAGGATCACCCACGTTTTGAAAATATAGACCATGCAGAACTCCAACACCCCCCATCCTCCAcaatcatgttgtgcatgatcacacaagctgTCATCATCTCCCACGATGTCTCTGGATCCTATAATTTAGCATGTCCATGAACAACTGTAAACCGTGTTTGAAGCACTCCAAATGCCCTCTCGACATCCTTTTTTGCAGATTTTTGTCTTTGGGCAAAGTGATATCTTTTGTTACCCCTTGGTTGAGAGATGGTCATGACGAAAGTTGCCCATGGAGGATAGATACCATCAGAGAGATAGTACCCCATGTCGTAGTCACGACCATTGATGGTATAGTTGCGCTCAGGAGCTTGCCCTGCACAAAACCTTGCAAACAATGGAGATtgctgcagcacgttgatgtcattgtgagaccCAGGCAAGCCAAAGAAAGAGTGCCAAACCTAGAGGTCATGTGATGCAACTGCTTCAGAATGATGGCTGTTTTTTTTTTGCAATGATCTTGGTATTGCCCTTGTTGAGCACATGGGTATTTCCTACATTCCCAGTGCATGCAATTCATGGATTCGACCATACCTGGAAACCATCTTGCTTCTCCAATTGTCATGAGCCTTGCTATGTCTGCGGGAGTGGGTTCTCTCAACTACTCCAGTCCAAACACCTTCACTATTGTAGTAGAAAATTTACCACTGCTTCAAGGCATATGCTTTTAGACATCCAGAGGTACTCGAACCATGAATCTACGACCATGCCATAGGCAAGCATCCTCATTGCAGCCATGCACTTCTGGTAACCAGAAAAACTGATGGTTCCAATGACATACTTCTTTAGGATGAAGTAATCATCATAGGCCCCGACACCATGGTATATGCAATCAAACACTTGTCACCTTGTACAAAATCGCTGGCGAAAATAGGGCTCGAATAGTGCATCGCCGACAAATTAGTTGATACGTCTCATGTATATAATTTTCGATTGTTTCATCCTATCATAAAACCACTTTTAGATACCTTTTATATATACTTGTATTATTTTTCTGGACTAACCTAAATTCAGTGCCCAAAGCACGTTGTTGTTTTCTTCATGTTTTTGGTTTTTTACAGAAAATCGGTATCTCTGGACCTCAAAACACCGTGGTTTTTTGACATTTTTTCTAGAAGAAGAAGGAACTAGAGGGGGGGCCAGAGGCCACCTACAGACCCCACACGGCCAAGCCATGCAGCCGGTGTGGTGCTCGCGTGATGGGCTCTTCTAGAGCCCCTCAACATCGCCTTTCGTCCATCTTTTGCCTATAAATTCAATATCTCCCGAAACCCCCCGTTCCGTGAAGATCCAATCTGAAGGCCTGTTCTGGCAtgctgccggagggggaatccatcACCGGAGCCATCTTCATTCAACCTTACTGCCATCATGACCATGTGTTATTAGTTCCCTTAGGACCTTGGGTCCATAGAAGAATCTAGATGACATCCTATCTCCCTTGTgattcaatacaaagttctcatgAGCTGCCTCACATGATTGGGATCCATAGGATGTAATCTGTATTGTGTTTGTTGGGATTTGATGAATTATCACTTCATGATCAGATTGTTCATTGAATTATATTGAATATCTTATGGTTTTTTTACGTCATATTAAGTAGTCATATATGCTTTCCGATCTATGTGTTGTTCTTTGGCCAATTTTAATGCTAGATCTTCAGAGGAAGTTGTGTATGGTAATGGGCTCAATCTTGCGGTGATCTATATCCTAGTGATAAAAAGGGagaagacacgtattgtattgttactACTAAGAATAAAACATTGATTTCTTTATCACACTTGGATGCTAGTTTACTGTCTACATTATGACATCATGCTTCTTGCAATGCTCTGtttattatgaacttaataccccgagatgcatgctagatagcggtcttTAGGTGGAGCATTAGTTGTAGATTTGGTTGGATGAATGGTCTACATATCACAGACATAATGCTTATACAATTGTGCCATGAATGACCAGTCATAAATATAAATATTGCAATTTAATCGCTGCCCAACTGTAATTCGTTCACCGCAACACAGTTATCTTGCTTGGAGAGATGCCTCTAGTGATGCCATGGCCCTAGGTCTATTTCCCATCACGGAAAACAACCATCATTACTTTACTCTCTCGCTGTAccattttatttattttatctatTTATAATTCCAACCCTACCATACAATTTACCCTTTTAAGGACAAGAAATTGACAACCTTCTTGAATCGTTGGGGACAAGTTTGTTTTGTGTATTGTGTGCAGGTAGTGATTATTAGTTGTTGCAGAGGTAATTCCTAGTGGTTCGATAAATCTTGGTTCTCAATCAATGGAAATACTTATTCCTAGGTTACATCACCAATACACTTGGGGTTGCCCAACCACTACTTCGGGAGAGCAAGCAAGATTTTCGGCGCCATTGCCAGGAAATTATCTTCAACAACTATAGGTCGTATACATTACAACTTTGCTTTCTTGTTATCTATCTTGTTTTAATCGAAAAGGAAGAtatccccggcctctgcatcaggacgatgcatgcagccatatATTATTAATGAAGCAAAATCCAGCAGCCGAGCAACATTGACCAGAAATAAAGCCAAAAAATTCCTGAGGCTACATGCCTCGCGATAGTAACTCCACCAGATAGCGACTAACCCTATGTTACAAGACACATCACAAACGAAAAATAGAAAACTCCTAGGCtacgccttcaagaaggaatcGTCGGACGTGTGCCGATGATGACGAGTCCACCACAAGCTTAAACTCCAAATTCTCATCCTCAAAGCCAAGCTTCAATCCACCGCCTTCAGCAAGGACACGACCCAGGCGCACGCCGACATAGTCTGATCAGACATCTTGTGTTTCCACTAGAGTGCATAAACTCGTCATTGAAGCCGTCTGTACCATCCGCCCTTATCCGGCTACCGACGCCTCGATAGCTGGATACCTCCGGAGAAGACAAGGAAGACAACGGCGTTCCATACCGCCTGCCTCCCTCTACTGTCACACCACCTTCAATCCATCAGCAACAGGCTAAAGATGACGTCTCCGCCAGAGCCACCGTGCAGCACTTGCTTGTAgcaggcatgacttgacatctcGGCATAAGACGTTGTGCATAGCATCCGCGGGCGGCGCATTGCCGGTGGCTTCACCTACCGGCAACAAGCACTGCCTGACAACTACGGAAGAGGCGCATGTGTCACCTACCGAGCCGCATCGAACCTGATTTGTTGATTGTGGGGACGTCCCATACTGCCACCAGCCTCAGACAGGCCGTCGCCACCACGATTCTAGACTCCGAGTCACCCAAACGACCCCGGAGTTTGCCGCCGTCGAAGAAGAGGGGCCACCGCCTCGATTCGGGGCACTACAGGGAGCACCCGCCGTTGCGCCAGCCGCTGTCGTCGCCCATAGAATGGCAACAGGCGCAACAATCCCACATCTAGCGCTGTAGACGCAGGAGGAAGCTCCAGCCGCCAGGCTCATCCAGCAACGTCCCTGGGAGCGGGATCCCAAGATCCACCGCCACAAGGACCCACCACCTGGCCCGTCATCCCCGGCGGAGGGGACACCGCCACCGCAATGACCAGAGCTGCTGCTCCGGGAATCAAGCACCGCCAATTGGCCACATCCCCTCCTGATCCGCCCTCCCTACGAAGCCGTCGGAGTAGCGCCGAACCGCTGGGAAAGACGAAGACCAAAGGGCGATCTCGCGCCGCCAGTCTCTCCAGACCATGGGGCTGCAGCCTAGATCCTCGCCGTTCCCATCACCGCCGGCGCCCCCAGCTTAGCCAACACATATCTTTGggggcgacgaggaggaggagaggggatgggggggggggggggggggggggggggtgcggctcGGCCGCTAGGGCTGCCCCCCCGGTGATCGTCCTGGAGGGAGCGATACGAGGAGTTATCTATCTAGTTTAGTTACTTTTTATCTATCGTTAGTTTGCTTATGTGCTtgttaaaaaaaatcaaaaaccaCAAAACAATTAAAAAACAACTGTACACTTTTTGTCCACTTAATCTTTTTGTGATTCCATAGCGTAGCAGGGGCATCTTGCTTGTATATATCTTATGTTGAGTATTTAAAGAAGCCATGGGGGCTGAGGAAAAATGTAGCACTTGTGAGACGCAGCTAGAGCAAGGATAAGAGCATGCAGCTCCAACAGTGCTTACATATTCGCATATGGCTAGATGCTGTATCCTATTTTCAGTAGTATCTGTGCTACTAATTAAGGAGAAATTAAAGCTGCATTCATATTGTTGTTGCCAGCATGCATGCATGCGACAGCCTGGTTCACATCTATCGCCACAGACCTATCATCATTACAACGTGAGTTACTACGGTAGAGATGAGGTTAATTTGTGGGAGCAACAAGCAGACGATCAGATTTTTGTGC belongs to Triticum urartu cultivar G1812 chromosome 7, Tu2.1, whole genome shotgun sequence and includes:
- the LOC125519081 gene encoding uncharacterized protein LOC125519081 isoform X1, whose product is MGHIADPAGAVVVGCKVLPIFNENGIVDGAVKKIVHRIDGKKAVARVKELLKWAAHARPYGSSNGVSGKKWKQFLSFQGRDGGGAAAPVSKCDDDASSGSGSGGKLSFKWEAGSCSSASSVLYSPLSFASAPAGRTEQQTPSRGNGNYNYSYNGYASRLSSVSQKSTSSEACRMAQWITTDSDFVVLEL
- the LOC125519081 gene encoding uncharacterized protein LOC125519081 isoform X2; protein product: MGHIADPAGAVVVGCKVLPIFNENGIVDGAVKKIVHRIDGKKAVARVKELLKWAAHARPYGSSNGVSGKKWKFLSFQGRDGGGAAAPVSKCDDDASSGSGSGGKLSFKWEAGSCSSASSVLYSPLSFASAPAGRTEQQTPSRGNGNYNYSYNGYASRLSSVSQKSTSSEACRMAQWITTDSDFVVLEL